GGTTTGCAATTGGGTTATTAATTTTCGTTTTCGGGCCGCAGATAATTCATTGAACCCGACTTTAAGCATAACGCGAATACCCATAACTTCATCACGCACCACCCGCACCGTATTCTTGGCACCAAATTTTTCATAGCGGAGATTTATTTCATCGGCAATAGCTTTCAGGGATTGCATTTGGGTTTCATCCATACCCGGCAATTCAAACGCCATCAGCTGATTATGCATCCGCGATTGAATGGCTTTGCGGAACACTTCCAAAACCGCCTCGGTATCTGCCACGGACAAATTATCCGGCAGCACATAAATCCCTTCATCACCACCGTGGCGAATCGTAAAAATTTTGCCGGTTGCCAACTTAGGCAGTAAACGGAACGCTTCTAAAAAACGCACCTGAAAAAGTGCTTGCCGAATTTTCCTCAGAATTTCAAAGCGTCCTTTCCGAAGATATTGCTTCACACCGGGTGCCCGTGCGGTCTCAGTCATCACTGCCAGCACATCATCCAGCACACAATTTGTCAAAGCCTTACCATAGATGAGGTTGTAGGAGGAGAGGCCGTCAATATCTGAAAACGCCTCCCAAAAATCGCCGCCTTTTTCCAGAATTCTTTTACGCAGCGCCTCACCCTGTGCACGGGTCAACATTTTATTTGAGGAGAAAAACCAGCCCGTAAACCGGTTGCGCAGACGCTGCAACACACTGGATTTAAGGATGACTTCCTGATGTGCCATAGAGACCGTCTCAGCCAGAGTAAAATCAGTGGTATTAAGAATCACAGCATCTGTGACTGCCTGCAAAGGATCACGTCTCCGCGTCCGGGCAAGTTTATCTAATTGCCGCAAACGCTTCATTGCATCAACAACTTCATCTTTGGAAATCCGGCGCCGGGCTTTGCGCTCAATCCGGCTGCGTAAATCATTGTTGACCACATAAAATTTCGCCCGGGCCTGGCGGTCAAAAATCTTTGCGCCCATGGTCTGGCCGACGGCAATAATATTTTGTTCTCTGGCCAGGCGGCGCAATTGTATTTCCAGCATATCCTGAATTGCAGGCACTTTACCCAAGGCCGTCACAATCGGTTTGAGTTTGATGCCTGCCTCGACTTCACGCACCTTGCCTGCGGCATCCAGTTGCGGAATAACCTGATCCGTAATTTCCTGTCTGCGTTTCCTCTCCGGATTAATGAAAACCCGCATCCGACGCTCGGTCGCTGCGCGATCAAATTGCATACTCACCGCAGCTTGTTCTAAATCTCTCACAACTTGGTTTTCAACATAATTAACCAACTGCTCTTTTTTCGCTTTCAGGGTATCCAGCAGATCAATCAGATAAACAATATCCTTACGAAACGCTTCCTTTTGACGAATTTCCTTGCGCACCTGATCAATCTCCTCATCAATTTCAGCAAGATTCTCAAAAACCGAAGCATCCAAACGTCCGCTTTCAATTGCCGCTTTCACCACCCAGGCGTAGGCACGGTAATAGACACCCGCCTCGACCAACGTGTATCCATAATATCTGGAAAGCACCTGGGCAATCTCCTGTTTTCCGGAAGCATCGGGTCCGTCCACGGTGATCACAAATTTAATTTTAAAATAATTGTAAACACCCCAAACCAGCACCAGCACTGAGATGGCGATCCACGCGCCGGAAATGCCCGCTATCGTACCGACAAAAAACATGGTTAGCAGTGCGCTGATTATGCCAACCACACCCACTGTAATGAATAGCGCCGAGAATAAGCGGGTGGGCCAGGCAATCTCCTGGAAAAAACTCCGAATTGATGTCATCTGTCCCAACGAATACTTCGAAAAGGTGCTGAGTTCGCTGACGGTTTGATGCGGTTCTCCCAGTACGCTTTCCAGCACTTCATGAAGAACCGCTTCACTGACAGTATGACCTTCCAATACATTAATGTATCCAATATTGCCGTGGGCGGTTTTTTCGATGGTTAAAAAAGCGCCAATCTCCTTGGCCCGTGATGGCACCCCCTTCTGCGGAAACACTTTCCTGACCTTTAAATCAACAATTTTCTGATCCCGGCCTAAAACCGCCACACTGATGGAATTTCCCTTTTCCATTTGCGTGAGTACATTGCGTAACCGGGCCAGGGTGGCTTCATACATTGTTCCGCGCAAAGGTTTTTCCATACGCTCAATTTCATAGCGCAGCAGCTCGCGCGTATACTCCGAATCTCTGGTTTCAACGTTATGTCCGAAAAAATCAAAAAAAGCATTAAGTTGTTTCTGGCTCATCAGTGAGAAACCCTGTTTAACAACAGCATCAGCCAAGTCCCCGGTCTGTGAGGCAATAATATTATTCTGTCGAGCCGTCAGGCGCATTTTTTTAAAAATCGTCGTACGTCCCTCCAGAAATTTTGTCATCATCTGTGTAAGGGTCTGCTGCGTTTCTTCCCCATAGAAACCGCGTTCCTGCAAGTTCAGTGCTATTGCCTGCTGCCGAAGATTCAATATCTTTCTGGCGGCCTTTAAAACCAGGAGTGTGTTTTTCTTTTGTTGCTCCTTGATGGCTGCCACCCCGCCTGGTTGCGCATCTATCTGAGTAATCACATTCGCCGTATTTTCAATAATGGCCGCCAAATGAGCATCATCATAATGCCGTGGGTTGCTCAATTTGGCATCAATACTTTCCGGATAAAGCGCTTGTTCGATAATAAACGCCAAAGCGTGTGATTGCTCAATCCCATTGGCTTGCAGTACAGCTTCGACAATTTCATGTAAAACCGTCGAAGCTCTCAGCTCGCCATAAAGTTGCCTTTCAAAAACAACACTAATCTTACCGCTAAAATTTTCATTCACCGCCAAGGCGCCAACGATTTTGTCGGTTGTTTGAATGGAAAGATTTTCCGCTGAAATGGCATGTAAATCTTTTTCAATGCTTGCCAACACCGTTTTGTCCTCGATAAAAGAATCAAGAACACTTACCACCTCGCGGGAACGCATTTTTATATGACGGGCATAAACCTCCGTCTTTTCTTCCTGCAACGCCTCGGACCGGCTCTGCACCTGGGTAAACTCTTCCACCAACACCGGTTGCGCGCTGAGTCCGGCCACTTCAAAAGCCATGGCCCCAACCATCTGACTCTCAGACTGCAGCCGAAATTCTTTTCCCGCCTCCAGCGAAAGCATTGTATTCCCACCGTGCCTCTTGCTGCTCACCCCGGCATTGACAACCAGAACCGGAGCGGTCTCGCCCATCCCTTTACGCATATTTGCGACATACAACTCCACATCCTCGGGCCGCGTGCTGGCAACATTTACCGAGAGGTCAACATTGACAGGTAAATTTTTATAATGGGAAGCCTGCCGCGCATCTGCACAAATATTCAAATGCAGGACATACTCTTTCCCATCAACCTGCAGGGAAACAATATTGTCGCGGAGCGCCAACCCATCAGCAAAAGCCTGCGCAACCACCGGGTGATCCGCCAAAAGCTTTTGAATCTGCGGCCTACCGGCCACATCGGCTGAACGGGTCCCTTGCCGGACGGCACGCAGTGTATCCAGATCACGCGCAATCGTCGCCGGAACATTGGGACGAATCACCAACACACCGTCAACCGGCATCCCTTCCGCCGACAAGCGCACACCCATAATAATATTTACATTTTTATCGTTCGCCTGCTTCTGTAAAGCATCGATGGCTTGTTCCATCTTGGCCGGATCAGCGGTCGCCATATACCGTTCAGGAAAAACCACCAACTCAGCACCATTGTGCTGCAAAGAATCAATATTGTCGCGTGTACGATTCTGCCAGTTAAAAAAATCGGTATCCACCGGATGCGGCAATTGATCCTGGACCGCCACCACACGCAAGCCGCGTCCGATTTGTTCTCCCACGGTCTGAACCGCGAGGGCTTCTTCTGAAGCCACTGCACTGCGCAGAACCGCATTTCCCATCGTCATAACTAGTTTGGCTCTTGCCTGGCGGCTGGCTTGAATGCCAATATCCTTACTGGCGCGCAGTGTCGGTGTGGTCAAATCAATAACACCGACCATTTTGCTCTGATCAAAAACAGTCATGCCTTCCACTGAATGTCCGGAGAAAAATGCCACCTTGTCAATGCCCAAAGCCGGCAAGGCCTGTTTGATCCCTCGCAGGGTGCTGATAAACTGTTTTTCCGCACCCCTAAACCCGGGACGGTTGAAATGCGAGGAGCCGTTGTCAACACAAAGCACAGTTTGCCCGTTGATCACTGCCACACGCATGTACCCGGCGTAACCGGCGGTCCTAATATTCTCCGCATTCGGGTTGGAATAGGTGGCATGCGGCACACCGCCGCGCGAGACTACCTGGCTGCCATCCACGGCATAGGTGATAAAATCACTGATCGTGATTGCGGACTCGCTTTCTTCCACCTGATCCATAATACGTTCAAGCGCCTGCCGAAAACCGGGATTGCGCGAGGTAAATGTATTCAGTTGCATACCCTGAACCAGCAACATTTTTTGTTCTACCAGGTTGGCCTGCAGGACCCGGACATCTTCATCTTTGCTGTAGCGTTTTGCCAAAATTTCTATGACCCGCTCAGCCTCAGTCAACAGTTCCATCAACCGGGCCTGATTATAGCGACCGCTGCGGTATTGGGTCAATGCGGTGTTAAAATTTTCTTTAACCGCTGCAACCAAATCCTGTTTGGCAGCGGCACCTGAATAAGCTGTGTCAGATTCGGGTGCTGTCAATTTGCGGTCTTCCGCCTTGCTAAACTCGGCACTGACCGCTTCTATCCCCATGTCGTATCCCGCCAGCAAACGGGCCACAATTCCGGCAAATGCCTCACCGGTTGTATCACCCTTCAAACCGGCAATATGGCCGGTCTCATGTGCCAACAGCCGCATGAGTTTGGTCACATTATTTTTTGCAGCGTATTTTTGAATTTGATTGGCATTGAGGCAAATCTGATCGCCGCGCACCAATGCAACACCGTGATCCGTATCAGACATTTTATCCGAAACCAGCACACGATAGGTCAATGCCGGCCCTTCAGCAATACTCGCGTACAACTGTACCAATGCACTATTGGCCTGCATAAAATCAAAATTAAGCTGATTTCTCAGTTTGGCATGTTCCTGACTTTCATTATAAGAAAGACTCTTTTTACGCTTGAGAAAAACATCGCGTTTCTCTTTTTTATCTCGTTCCGCAACGAGTTTATTGCGTGTTTGATCAAGCTTGTCCAACAGATCATCTTTGCTCAACGTCACGGTATTATCTTCACCCAGGGTAAAACCAATACGCGTCAGTTGAGTATTAATTGCATCTTGGACCTGCTGATTGCCATAGGCATCCAAAGGTACCGCCGCTGTCCAGGGATCATACGCTGCCAGTTCCAAACCCTTTCCCATTTTGGCTGTTTGGGAAGATTTGGATACCAGCGCTGCCATGGCAATTGTTTCACCGCCATGTTTGGCCTGCAATTGGCTGATCACTTCAAGGACAATGTTCAATTCCGCGGTCAGGTCCGTCATCTGCTCCAAAGCATTTCCGGATTGCTGCGCGGTTGTCCGGAGATGCTGATCCATATACCGGCCGGCAATCATCTGCATCATTTCGGGCCATGTCATCTCATCAAACACACTATTCATTTCACTCAATTGGCTTTGGACAAATGTTTCAATATCAGCTTGTTTTCCCCGGGCGGTTTGCTGTGCATTTGTCAGTGCGGCAAGTGCTTGGGAAAAATTGTTTTGGCTGGATGAATATAAATATGAAAAATTGCGAATCAATTGGGAGGTCATGCGGGGAAATAGACTGGTCAGTTTTGCATCTGAGAGTTTTTCTAAAAGGTCGGCAGGATAGCCTTCAGGAAGTAGTTGTTGAAGGTCTTCCCTGGTTGGGGGCGCTTTGTTACTAAATAAACCTAAGGCATGTTGGGCCGCTGCCTGACGCAGCAGATCCTGCCCCATGGTGCGCAGTCCGTCCCGGATTGCGTCTTCCTTACCCTGAAAAACCGCATCATTCATGCTGTCCTGCATAAATTGATCAAAATTTCGCAACGCAGCAATGGCGGCCTGTTGCGAAGTAATCATACCGCTCAATTTTTTCGCAACCAGCACACTCATGGCTCCCTGGTTCCCGGCCAGTGCCTGGGTGACTTCGGCATACAAGCTCTCCATGGCCGGTCCCTGAATAGCTGCCGGCAACCCGGCCAGACGCTGCCCTATCTTTTGATTAAAATTCAAAAACAGATCAACTGTATAATTAACATCCCCTGCCATGGCAGCCTGCTCTTGCGCCGCCACCCTGTCTGCAAAGTATTGATACGCCGGTATAATCGCCAGTTGTTCACCCGCATCGCCGGAACGCAGCATTTTCTGAAGATCAGTCACACTCTGAATAGCACCGTTTTTTTCTTCATAAAGTGCCACCGCTTCCACAATCGGGGCATCCGCAGCTCGACTCAAATATTCTTGCCGCTCATTCATAAAACGACGTGTTGCTACCTCAACCGAATACCCCCGCTCCCATACAACTCTGAATACCTCCAGGATATCACCGGCGGAATACAGGCCCTCGGTGGCCTGCATGAGGGATTCGGATATTTTTTGCAGCAGCGTAACACCGAGTTCATGCACTTCGGCATTGTCGCCGGTCTTGGAAATCAATTCGGAAATTTCCGCCCGGGTCAATACCTGATCATAAGCCGTGAACACATCCATATTCACATGCTGGGTGTTCCAGCCGTCAACTGTAAACCAGCGGTCAAGAATCCTTTTCTGTCTATCCGATAATTCCAACCCTGACGCCTCGGTATCCTGCAACACTTGCCCCGTATCTTCTCCCGGGGTTTTTCCGGTCAGGTTAATATCTCCAAGGTCAATGTCTTCCTCCAAATCAAGCACCACGTCCTCGGAAACGGAAGCATCTTCCTGTACACCAGAAGCAGCTTTGGCATAAATTCCTTTAAATTCATCCGCGCTTACTTGTTTTGCAGCAAGTACCTCTGACAATTCAATAACATTATTTTTAATTTCTTTTGCTTGTGCCAAGGTAGGTCGTATATTTGAAATAGGATTAAAGGTAATATCCAAAACTGCTAGTTCAACATCATGCGCTTTTGATAGTGCCAACATGGCATCCCGCTGTGCCTGTGTAATATATTCCGGCAGGATGCGTTCCGGATTTATAAAATCCTGAGCACCCAATTCAAATGAATTGCGGTTTAAATGAATTGCGTTAATCAATTGCGCCAGCGGCGAGTCTCCCTTGACTTGAAGACTTTCCAGCGCAACACCTTGATTTATCTGCTCTGCCAGAGATTCCGCTTCCATGAAATCCGCTGCCAAGGCCTCCACCTGCGAAACCGGTGTGCCTTCCGTCCAGGGCATCACCCCGCTCCGGTAAGCCATCCCGGCCATGGCCAGACGGTCGGCCCGGTTGTTGATAAAATCACTCAGCGTCGGGCTGCCTTCCGCCAATGTCATAACATTTTCCAAAGCAATCTGAAAATCAGTCTGCTTAAGTGTATTGGCGCCATAGCCGTAATTATCACTGGCCCAGGTCCTGGCACGTGCAATCAAATCCCCTTGCGGAAGCAAGACACTGTTGGCCAACGACTTAAATTGATTATTCTGCATCAGGGTGCCTGCGCTCCATACAAATGCAGCGCTAAAGGCAATCGGCATCAGAGGAAATATACCCATGATTATACTGCCGGCCAGCAGCACACCGGATATCGTAGTCAACCAAACAGCAGCCAAACGATTGCCGGCAAGCATGTTTTGAAAACCTCGCCAACCTTCCCGAATGGCTGTAGGTGACAGCGTGGACAAACTATTGCTAAAAGCCAACAAACCCCTTTGCAATCCTCCGGGCCGACTCACAATCATGGCCAGCGTGCCGAAAGCACGTGTAACCGGATTATTGATCCCGCCAATTTTTGAAATCAATCCTGTTACCGCAAAAACACCACCGCGACCTTTTTTCTCTGTTCCCAAAATATCCGCCCGTTTCTGAGCAAACTCTTCCTGAGACACAAATTGAAACATAAAATTATTCCCTTGGAGTGCTTCGCCGGGAACTGCCAATGTATAATTTTGGGTTGTATTGGGACGAATGACCACAAAATGCTCCGGCGCTTTTTCAAAGGTAAATACATAAACACCTTTTGCCGGATTGGAATTTTCCGCTTGATAGACCATCGCAACATTGGGATCATCTGCCGCATAGTTCCCCCGCATTTCGCGATAGGCTGCCTGGAGTTCTTCTCCTGCGAGCCCGTTTTCCAAAACCAATTTACGCCCCAGCTCAACCTCCCATACCGTTTCCATATAGCGTTTGAATAACGTATTGTTGAATAAACTACGGGGTGCGAAAATATTCTCATTGCGCGCCAATAATTTTTCCAGGGGAGTTTTTTCATTGCGCAGCAGAGAAAAATAAGGATTGGCTGCGTCCGTATTGGTAATGCGGGGTTTCACCGTAATAAACGAAACACCCTGACGGCGCAAAGCTTTTTCCACATGCGAGGCATGAAAACCGCCGGTAATCAATACCGATATCACCTGGTTACGCCGATCCATTGTTTGCATAATATTTTCCACAAACGCATGCGAGCGTTTGTCGGCAACAACATAAAATTTTGCCGCCAAATCCAAATACTGATTTATTTTCAAAACACCGGGATCCAGATCCGGCTGGATGGCAAACCGGTAACTGATATCCTCCAGGAAGTGAAGCATCGTGGTGATTTTAAATTCTTCCCGATGGGTACGAAAATAACGCAGATCATCCGTAGTAGCGCTGATATTAACCAAATTTTCCATTACTTTCAGAATGTAGAGATAGTGGTCTAATTGGCGCTGCTCATACGAGGTATACATTTTTTTCCGAATGGCCCGTTCAAGCGTCTCCGCCTCCTGAAGCAACTTCTCATAGTCAACCGCAGCGTTTACCGGAAGCTTGTGCTCCAAAGAATAAAGCCGCATGACTTTATAGGGTTCCAAATCAACCCCGGTCGTATGCGCTTCAAGTAAAAGAAAATCGCAATAATTTTCCAGGCTGATGTTTTCATTATTAAATTCTTCCCACTTGTGATCCATCTTTGCCAAATTCATATTATACAGCGGACGTTTGAGCCGCTCCAACGCATAGCGCAAATCTTCGCAATACCCCTGACTTTCCTCATTGAGAAATTTCATCAGTGTATCGCGATTATCAACATAGAGCCTTTCCGATTCAATCCCCTGAAGAATAAGTCCGCCATCTGTGACTGCGGATTGATATTCCGGTCCGGTAATCCGGCCGCGCTGCATAAAATATTCACTGATGTTTTTTCTGAGATCCTCCGCCGGAACCGTCGAAAGCTTGCTGACACTGACCGGCGTACTCTCACCTTCCACACCCACCAGACGCAGTTTGTTTTTCTTCATCATCCGTTCCAGCATCAAGCGGATATTGGTTTGCACCTCATAATTACAGTGTAAATCCTGAATATATACAATGGTACGTCCCGAATTGCCTTGAAAACTGCCGGTCACCCGACCCCAATCCGGTTTGATATGAATCGTATTCCCATTGGCCTTCAATGGCGTATAACCAAATTCGCCGATCAATCCGCCGGGATAAGAGCCGGCTTGAAAAGCAAACGACATAAACGGCAATAAGAAAGAAATTGAAACCAAGATTGCCAACACCTTGGTCCACATCCGCCGCCCGGGCGTACGCCACCTATCAAGGCTGAACACGGTTTCAGGCTGGAAAGTACTTGAAATAACTTTCATGAAAAGGTCACTCCCTTCACAGACTTCATCTACAGGTCCTGCAAGGCACATAGGTGCACTGCTTTTTCCCTGCAGATCAAGCAAAGGATACAGATATCCTATGGTAATAAAAATATATTTCTACAGAGTTAAGTATAGCATAGGAAATAAACGTTCGCAAATCGAGGATAAAAATTGTTTTATTTTAGAACAGATAGCACTCAGGATATTATATATGAATAAAAGTGGTAATATTCTAAAAAATGTAGTTATTTTGGTATGTTTTTTGGTGCGCATACTTACATCGTCAATCCTGAAAAAGTCAAATTGAAACTCATTTCCCGATGAAACCTGGTCAAACGATTGAGCAAGTACGCTGC
The bacterium genome window above contains:
- a CDS encoding (d)CMP kinase, which translates into the protein MKVISSTFQPETVFSLDRWRTPGRRMWTKVLAILVSISFLLPFMSFAFQAGSYPGGLIGEFGYTPLKANGNTIHIKPDWGRVTGSFQGNSGRTIVYIQDLHCNYEVQTNIRLMLERMMKKNKLRLVGVEGESTPVSVSKLSTVPAEDLRKNISEYFMQRGRITGPEYQSAVTDGGLILQGIESERLYVDNRDTLMKFLNEESQGYCEDLRYALERLKRPLYNMNLAKMDHKWEEFNNENISLENYCDFLLLEAHTTGVDLEPYKVMRLYSLEHKLPVNAAVDYEKLLQEAETLERAIRKKMYTSYEQRQLDHYLYILKVMENLVNISATTDDLRYFRTHREEFKITTMLHFLEDISYRFAIQPDLDPGVLKINQYLDLAAKFYVVADKRSHAFVENIMQTMDRRNQVISVLITGGFHASHVEKALRRQGVSFITVKPRITNTDAANPYFSLLRNEKTPLEKLLARNENIFAPRSLFNNTLFKRYMETVWEVELGRKLVLENGLAGEELQAAYREMRGNYAADDPNVAMVYQAENSNPAKGVYVFTFEKAPEHFVVIRPNTTQNYTLAVPGEALQGNNFMFQFVSQEEFAQKRADILGTEKKGRGGVFAVTGLISKIGGINNPVTRAFGTLAMIVSRPGGLQRGLLAFSNSLSTLSPTAIREGWRGFQNMLAGNRLAAVWLTTISGVLLAGSIIMGIFPLMPIAFSAAFVWSAGTLMQNNQFKSLANSVLLPQGDLIARARTWASDNYGYGANTLKQTDFQIALENVMTLAEGSPTLSDFINNRADRLAMAGMAYRSGVMPWTEGTPVSQVEALAADFMEAESLAEQINQGVALESLQVKGDSPLAQLINAIHLNRNSFELGAQDFINPERILPEYITQAQRDAMLALSKAHDVELAVLDITFNPISNIRPTLAQAKEIKNNVIELSEVLAAKQVSADEFKGIYAKAASGVQEDASVSEDVVLDLEEDIDLGDINLTGKTPGEDTGQVLQDTEASGLELSDRQKRILDRWFTVDGWNTQHVNMDVFTAYDQVLTRAEISELISKTGDNAEVHELGVTLLQKISESLMQATEGLYSAGDILEVFRVVWERGYSVEVATRRFMNERQEYLSRAADAPIVEAVALYEEKNGAIQSVTDLQKMLRSGDAGEQLAIIPAYQYFADRVAAQEQAAMAGDVNYTVDLFLNFNQKIGQRLAGLPAAIQGPAMESLYAEVTQALAGNQGAMSVLVAKKLSGMITSQQAAIAALRNFDQFMQDSMNDAVFQGKEDAIRDGLRTMGQDLLRQAAAQHALGLFSNKAPPTREDLQQLLPEGYPADLLEKLSDAKLTSLFPRMTSQLIRNFSYLYSSSQNNFSQALAALTNAQQTARGKQADIETFVQSQLSEMNSVFDEMTWPEMMQMIAGRYMDQHLRTTAQQSGNALEQMTDLTAELNIVLEVISQLQAKHGGETIAMAALVSKSSQTAKMGKGLELAAYDPWTAAVPLDAYGNQQVQDAINTQLTRIGFTLGEDNTVTLSKDDLLDKLDQTRNKLVAERDKKEKRDVFLKRKKSLSYNESQEHAKLRNQLNFDFMQANSALVQLYASIAEGPALTYRVLVSDKMSDTDHGVALVRGDQICLNANQIQKYAAKNNVTKLMRLLAHETGHIAGLKGDTTGEAFAGIVARLLAGYDMGIEAVSAEFSKAEDRKLTAPESDTAYSGAAAKQDLVAAVKENFNTALTQYRSGRYNQARLMELLTEAERVIEILAKRYSKDEDVRVLQANLVEQKMLLVQGMQLNTFTSRNPGFRQALERIMDQVEESESAITISDFITYAVDGSQVVSRGGVPHATYSNPNAENIRTAGYAGYMRVAVINGQTVLCVDNGSSHFNRPGFRGAEKQFISTLRGIKQALPALGIDKVAFFSGHSVEGMTVFDQSKMVGVIDLTTPTLRASKDIGIQASRQARAKLVMTMGNAVLRSAVASEEALAVQTVGEQIGRGLRVVAVQDQLPHPVDTDFFNWQNRTRDNIDSLQHNGAELVVFPERYMATADPAKMEQAIDALQKQANDKNVNIIMGVRLSAEGMPVDGVLVIRPNVPATIARDLDTLRAVRQGTRSADVAGRPQIQKLLADHPVVAQAFADGLALRDNIVSLQVDGKEYVLHLNICADARQASHYKNLPVNVDLSVNVASTRPEDVELYVANMRKGMGETAPVLVVNAGVSSKRHGGNTMLSLEAGKEFRLQSESQMVGAMAFEVAGLSAQPVLVEEFTQVQSRSEALQEEKTEVYARHIKMRSREVVSVLDSFIEDKTVLASIEKDLHAISAENLSIQTTDKIVGALAVNENFSGKISVVFERQLYGELRASTVLHEIVEAVLQANGIEQSHALAFIIEQALYPESIDAKLSNPRHYDDAHLAAIIENTANVITQIDAQPGGVAAIKEQQKKNTLLVLKAARKILNLRQQAIALNLQERGFYGEETQQTLTQMMTKFLEGRTTIFKKMRLTARQNNIIASQTGDLADAVVKQGFSLMSQKQLNAFFDFFGHNVETRDSEYTRELLRYEIERMEKPLRGTMYEATLARLRNVLTQMEKGNSISVAVLGRDQKIVDLKVRKVFPQKGVPSRAKEIGAFLTIEKTAHGNIGYINVLEGHTVSEAVLHEVLESVLGEPHQTVSELSTFSKYSLGQMTSIRSFFQEIAWPTRLFSALFITVGVVGIISALLTMFFVGTIAGISGAWIAISVLVLVWGVYNYFKIKFVITVDGPDASGKQEIAQVLSRYYGYTLVEAGVYYRAYAWVVKAAIESGRLDASVFENLAEIDEEIDQVRKEIRQKEAFRKDIVYLIDLLDTLKAKKEQLVNYVENQVVRDLEQAAVSMQFDRAATERRMRVFINPERKRRQEITDQVIPQLDAAGKVREVEAGIKLKPIVTALGKVPAIQDMLEIQLRRLAREQNIIAVGQTMGAKIFDRQARAKFYVVNNDLRSRIERKARRRISKDEVVDAMKRLRQLDKLARTRRRDPLQAVTDAVILNTTDFTLAETVSMAHQEVILKSSVLQRLRNRFTGWFFSSNKMLTRAQGEALRKRILEKGGDFWEAFSDIDGLSSYNLIYGKALTNCVLDDVLAVMTETARAPGVKQYLRKGRFEILRKIRQALFQVRFLEAFRLLPKLATGKIFTIRHGGDEGIYVLPDNLSVADTEAVLEVFRKAIQSRMHNQLMAFELPGMDETQMQSLKAIADEINLRYEKFGAKNTVRVVRDEVMGIRVMLKVGFNELSAARKRKLITQLQTELKGYLDQDQRTAYLEGESMEQAGGRLMQGLLQKAMEDLKIDVQLKNMKMADLVSRELRETARAQGVDYLENGAVLTTTATTGATKPSRVPNDMVRKQRKGTLNRTDINQWDDEVYELAGDFLHDGKRGDKHAVYGPGRIVDVEKGMKKNQVVVDQMDKPIEPRIKEEGATLLGETHTEQMQMQKLLFEDNLLLKTEFRPDGNGHKQKYETLYPRHFTIEGLRETVDQRLKFLRGKKNFSSEVYIGRAPPSTGPDKIQVVVITPKETHLIELEGQYYGNFIDTARIGFSESYAEETAQNMKAAGDTRSLDAIIKEIKSDTAGFDAAVDEAMREKFVSMFIDVGGKLVSAKEAALLDTAERAQLTPKYYKFKFLNDFISYSAGDQLIALPHLAIDTIGTDVLRSGKPEDEAIDAFVTAIEAEMNNSGYGNNAQVSLTAVYTSMPTAEVRQPGKIGRMFQDLQVASMAKQGKITPYSRKLLVTARQSMRDLAKEKAASFYRELSAQVRMVRETTGRLAVLPRNEAGFFRLGAAISLLGLGIMTFGIYGIIVTGVFAPIAVGVIASGFLITVLPFIGIKIIQSRQLQVQPQEVSRFGTLRKLARRAVDFVRGNPMIILMIAGGLYSYFNQEAGGGMLAMGMVGSLGSDEGYPGKINFRTAEFTDSDGDTFRFKIPLSRDFKRNEKIEVIKNGNTEAPLKMGCQDIYAGYILSILQASFPQIPQPEKNHIQIFRNGPINGVKRYLNVVVAQVFDGQEEMRSSLQDIVSDAWEESFGDSFGMRRYLAKKTAEKQITVDGKLVRVIFTDIQKSEQLRISEVIQQDHILDAALEELFGMGFPEKLRPEDYISVSYIDKGAEKAAYLINIKSGRGFRSLVLKTTNKPGNTEVVRQAVKAFEILRKKRRYKALLMGPVGKDWMFEEYFPGERISGWEPEFENPDEEFLQNFEDAVIAVVGEYMKLARIGGTIFDPTFKNILVKRVQVGKKFRWTAAMVDMTTLDFPEDFPPERHLYRLYENFKKGWSVRKEWVPYSVIYRGVMKIFGPVRGAAYLQSALDNLIATAKDRELYPREEAQVDTLVAFLNDLEKANLSGTLQGAKGELLLGTLLKNATESMYNITLQPAKALATIAAFSRDRIEEIVNAVFSAQGLAAVTLSRYRGRASPIRNQLADYLEMAVNAARDETEAAQIKKINATQISIHIARRVDGKRIETDQDLYETGAFHLNGKVYITGKAFQQFENNRKDNEVVAAIVLHEALESVGFSHDRADEIVTAVTGYSTDALIARVEGMGVVSGILTSDESQPGRLKDTDDYMFDTLLPEIGIDLSQNNPVTGKAPVFIEVGPGRDADTTLETAKRIGEINREAQVIGIENSLENYRQIVALEEAHNNVAFQLGGFEIQQENVDIIRCTNVLRWYKSEQAKQAAVQSMGKALREGGILIEGRVSTIGDNSSILVHIKRNGRLVPYQMMMRFSDNAHEFPDSLDQSDLLRKIRTHLGQARSKVLQDLRQSFGMLSPQILRLLPGKLNSAMEREFGYSVDSNDSNKLLINFDAQGKPQAKPLRYQWLSLKNTLVVSLLWTMLLLPVVGMGPGLAIGLLYPSAKLAAVGRALYAKHGWSGMLKNWGKPVGAYDPVTQKMVDPVTGQVVAEAPWPIVAHESYSHVLVDKMMRQLGLDITRQQPGTPAYRVMSGLAEFMAHTLDFFTAPVAIARVERSGVRTGALVLSGVFTLSGVMLAAGLFLTIPAALAVLLPAAMAVSGIGIGLMSGVQTPRDSRRSFGTPGRNISGLLNELLQKTDYARAAQATAPYDNIEEALFNASLDISDEAFAQAKKQIAQFSQSPRREILEALAKTVGGEKNTRQLSEMIRILNHYALFYALQAAIGRLPENRRSRFMTRGVITAPVFYAGSMSRLGEPVTESDMDMFWISKNDADHKAVENLKNVVDGILSKELGYLSDPTNEIYAIETLENWSQDTDYLVRSKLLGARAMTGSQAVQADIIRIQAGIMADIKYQLDLTYLAKQQIKKSISAITPKKTQKLFYNLMLMANSLYGRHFASVDEVINQYVREGIISEAEAAAMLRAYSFMIDARMQGIPQQTLLDDVAFNQYSDQVKEITAKVSSALLPQLQAGMAQKLMQFRENAEQAVPDALLLSRVGNRESVVALWDAMNKNVSVKAALSDAQAQVLIQAVNNISIEDLDSVIRWISESQARAQRSAMAFAQVDDTGTIQNVIDQILRVQQIGAATPQTAVRPAGGILLNMREGRLGQWFNRMRGVPTSLRLMLLLSNPRLQGFAKTAMLGLLLSVWAGLGVALMGGFSVELAVAGTMLGVATFAPAQYYHYRLKTSITSQVSTQLVQSRWMQQSLQNLGQKWDQAKVMFLVQGLMSVLEGVQDSTEASKGVLSVLGEIPPGIAKETITVTTRDGTKIDQVVPRIVIEKPYLLRKLLKMFPATLWKGEPLQLPKPLYRRGLDSAA